DNA from Petropleomorpha daqingensis:
TCGGCCTCGAAGAACGAGCCGGCGTCGTCCAGGGCGAACTTGAGGTGCCCGAAGATCTCCATGGCCACCAGTCCGTAGAGCCGCACCCAGCAGCTGAGGAACACGCGGACGACGCCCAGCGGCAGCTCGGCCGGGAACTCCGCCATCCACCCGCGCAGCTGCTCGGCCAGCGCCGGGTCGATGTCCTCCTCCGCCGGTACGGGGAACGGCCGCTCGAGGAAGACCTGCGCGATCAGCGCGGCGAACACCTCGCCGAAGCGGTGCGCGGCGGCGTGCGCGGGGCTGTCCGGGTCGTTGTGCAACCGGTCGGTCGACGGGACGACGCCGTCCCCTGCGCCGCCGAACAGCAGGCCGAACTCCTGCCGGTGGCCGATCGCCCAGCGCCGGAACGCGCGGCTGCACGCGAGCAGCTGGACGGCGGGGACCGCGGGGTCGGCCTCGTCCCGCGCGGCCACCAGGTGCGCCACCAGCTCGTCGTAGAGGTCGGCGACGACGTGCTCGACCAGGTTCTCCCGGCTGTCGAAGTAGCGGTACAGGGCCGGCGCGCTCATGCCCATCTCCCGCGCGATCGCACGCAGCGCGAAGCCCTCGCCACCCTGCTCGACCAGCACGCGGCGGGCGGTGTCCTTGATCTCGCGGACCGTGTCGGCGCGCACGCGGTCGCGCCGGCTGAGGGGCTCCACCGACACCCCGGCCGACATGGCATCTGTCATGACTCGCGCCTTCCCGCTTGACTTCCGTGAACAGTGTATGCAGAGTGAGCGCCGTTCGCTAACGCTGTTCACTTCGGTGATCGACGGTAACACGGGAGACGTCATGTTCGAGGCACTCGGGCGAGTGATCTACCGGCGCCGGCGGTGGGTGGTGGCGCTCGCGCTGCTGCTGGTCGCGGGCGCTGCCGTGTGGGGCACCGGCGTCTTCGGCAAGCTCACCGGCGCCGGCTTCGACGACCCCGGCAGCGAGAGCGCGCACGCGGCGGAGGTCGCCGCCGCGCACCTCGGGCGCGACAGCGCCGACGTCGTCGTCCTGTACTCCAGCCGGGACCGGACCGTCGACGACCCGGCCTTCCGCGACGCGGTCACGCAGACCCTCGGCGCGCTGCCGGCGAGCGAGGTCGCGAAGACGGTCACCTTCTGGAGCACCGGTGCCGCGCCGCTGGTCAGCGACGACCGGCACGCGACCTACGCCGTCCTGAGCCTGGGGCCTGACGGCGACGCCGCCGAGATCCGCGACCACGTGGACGCGCCCGGTCTGACCACGCGGGTCGGCGGCAACGCGGTGATCAACGAGGACATCAACAGCCGCGTGAGCGCCGACATCGGCCGCGCCGAGTCGATCTCGATGCCGGTCCTGCTCCTGCTGCTCGTCGTCATCTTCGGCAGCCTCGCCGCGGCCAGCCTGCCGCTGGCGATCGGCGGGACGGCGATCCTCGGCTCGTTCGCCGCGCTGCGCGCCTTCACCAGCTTCACCGACGTGTCGGTGTTCGCGGTCAACGTCGTCACGATCATGGGCCTGGGTCTCGCGATCGACTACGGGCTGTTCATGGTCAGCCGGTTCCGCGAGGAGATCCGCCGCCAGGCCACGGTCGAGGACGCGGTGGCCCGCACCATGGCCACGGCCGGGCGCACGGTCAGCGTCTCGGCGCTCACCGTCGCGATCTCGCTGGCCGGGCTGCTGATCTTCCCGCAGGTGTTCCTGCGCTCGATGGGCTTCGGCGGCATGAGCGCCGTCCTCATCGCGATGCTGGCGGCCCTGACCCTGCTGCCGGCGCTGCTCGGGATGCTCGGCCCGCGGGTGGACGCGCTGTCGGTGCGCCCGCTGTTCCGGCGGCTGTTCCGCCTGCCCCCGCGCGACGTCACGAGCGAGTCGCAGGGCTTCTGGTACCGCCTGGCGCACAGCGTGATGCGCCGCCCGGTGCTCTACACCGTCGTCGTCACCGGGGTGCTGGTCGCGCTGGCGCTGCCGTTCCTGCGGGTGCAGTTCGGCGGGATCGACGTCCGCGTGCTGCCGGCCGGCACGGAGAGCCGGGTGGTCGCCGAGACCATCGAGCAGGACTTCCCGGAGTCGCCGAACGGGCCGATCACCGCGATCGTCACCCTGCCCGAGGCGGTCGCCTCACCGGAGGGCCAGGCGGCGCTGCAGTCCTACACGAGCGCGGTCGCCGCCGTCCCGGGCGTGGACGGTGCACAGGTCACGGCCGCGGCAGGCGACACCGCCCGCGTCTCGATCGCCTACGCCGGCGACCCGGTGGACCAGGCCGCCCGCGACCTGGTCGGCGCGGTCCGCGAGGTCCCCGCGCCGGACGGCGGGCAGGCGCTGATCGGCGGCCGGAGCGCGGAGATCACCGACCTGCTGGCCAGCCTCGGCTCGCTGCTGCCGTGGATGGCGCTGATGGTCGTCCTCACCACGTTCGTGCTGCTGTTCCTGGCCTTCGGCTCGATCGTGCTGCCGATCAAGGCGCTGGTCATGAACGTGCTGTCGATCGGCGCCTCGTTCGGCGCGCTGGTCTGGATCTTCCAGGAGGGTCACCTGTCGGGGTTCCTCGACTTCGAGCCCACCGGGTTCATCGAGGCGACGCAGCCGATCCTCGTGCTGGCGATCGTCTTCGGGCTCTCGATGGACTACGAGGTGTTCCTCATGTCGCGGATCCGGGAGCAGTACGACCTGACCGGCGACAACACCCAGGCGGTGGCCACGGGGCTGCAGCGCACCGGCGGCATCATCACCAGC
Protein-coding regions in this window:
- a CDS encoding TetR/AcrR family transcriptional regulator; its protein translation is MTDAMSAGVSVEPLSRRDRVRADTVREIKDTARRVLVEQGGEGFALRAIAREMGMSAPALYRYFDSRENLVEHVVADLYDELVAHLVAARDEADPAVPAVQLLACSRAFRRWAIGHRQEFGLLFGGAGDGVVPSTDRLHNDPDSPAHAAAHRFGEVFAALIAQVFLERPFPVPAEEDIDPALAEQLRGWMAEFPAELPLGVVRVFLSCWVRLYGLVAMEIFGHLKFALDDAGSFFEAELHSVADLLGIADAYALVRRA
- a CDS encoding MMPL family transporter translates to MFEALGRVIYRRRRWVVALALLLVAGAAVWGTGVFGKLTGAGFDDPGSESAHAAEVAAAHLGRDSADVVVLYSSRDRTVDDPAFRDAVTQTLGALPASEVAKTVTFWSTGAAPLVSDDRHATYAVLSLGPDGDAAEIRDHVDAPGLTTRVGGNAVINEDINSRVSADIGRAESISMPVLLLLLVVIFGSLAAASLPLAIGGTAILGSFAALRAFTSFTDVSVFAVNVVTIMGLGLAIDYGLFMVSRFREEIRRQATVEDAVARTMATAGRTVSVSALTVAISLAGLLIFPQVFLRSMGFGGMSAVLIAMLAALTLLPALLGMLGPRVDALSVRPLFRRLFRLPPRDVTSESQGFWYRLAHSVMRRPVLYTVVVTGVLVALALPFLRVQFGGIDVRVLPAGTESRVVAETIEQDFPESPNGPITAIVTLPEAVASPEGQAALQSYTSAVAAVPGVDGAQVTAAAGDTARVSIAYAGDPVDQAARDLVGAVREVPAPDGGQALIGGRSAEITDLLASLGSLLPWMALMVVLTTFVLLFLAFGSIVLPIKALVMNVLSIGASFGALVWIFQEGHLSGFLDFEPTGFIEATQPILVLAIVFGLSMDYEVFLMSRIREQYDLTGDNTQAVATGLQRTGGIITSAALLLMIVIAAFSLSGITFIKMIGVAMLIAVLIDATVVRSLLVPATMRLLGRANWYAPGPLRRFYARYGIRESDAPATPAEHPALV